In Methylomonas sp. ZR1, one DNA window encodes the following:
- a CDS encoding 3'-5' exonuclease, whose protein sequence is MLKSLSHPQRVKLIKKICGEAAEDELKAIFEKAMSFITEDCSFLKVIELFHAIDNIDNIDFEKLEPYTIGRREIKIVKNNSDLNSAIQKIRKNRVIGFDTEKKPNFKKGDPPNPISIIQIANDSDCYIFQIKSIKDVTPLLKILEDINTIKIGSGLSEDIENILRDFGVRPRSFLDLHQIFKTYLHSENDIGAKKAVAIFLRKNMNKSKKMSRSNWENKDLSENQIIYATEDATAVYDVFIYLVNNYPFIISTLPKWFHEKAKIESCITNLK, encoded by the coding sequence ATGCTCAAATCACTTTCACATCCACAAAGAGTAAAATTAATTAAAAAAATTTGTGGTGAAGCCGCAGAAGATGAGTTGAAAGCTATCTTTGAAAAAGCAATGTCATTTATAACAGAAGACTGTTCATTTTTAAAAGTAATTGAACTCTTCCATGCGATTGATAACATTGACAATATAGATTTTGAAAAACTTGAACCCTATACAATTGGTCGTCGTGAAATCAAAATAGTTAAAAACAACAGTGACCTAAATAGCGCAATTCAGAAAATTAGGAAAAATAGAGTTATAGGTTTCGATACAGAGAAAAAGCCAAATTTTAAAAAAGGAGATCCACCTAATCCAATTTCGATAATTCAAATTGCGAACGACTCTGATTGCTATATTTTCCAAATAAAATCTATAAAAGATGTCACCCCATTACTTAAAATTCTAGAAGATATTAATACAATAAAGATAGGCAGCGGACTGAGTGAAGATATTGAAAATATATTAAGAGACTTTGGAGTCAGGCCGCGTTCATTTTTGGATTTACATCAAATATTTAAAACTTACCTCCACTCAGAAAATGACATCGGCGCTAAAAAGGCAGTTGCTATTTTTTTAAGAAAAAATATGAATAAATCAAAAAAGATGTCTCGGTCAAATTGGGAAAACAAAGACCTGTCTGAAAATCAGATTATATACGCCACTGAAGACGCAACCGCTGTATACGACGTATTCATATACTTGGTAAATAATTATCCATTTATAATTAGCACGTTGCCGAAATGGTTTCACGAAAAAGCAAAAATTGAATCATGTATCACTAATTTAAAATAA
- a CDS encoding DEAD/DEAH box helicase has product MSDAPSSATPSFKDLSLSDTILKALESVGYETPSPIQAQIIPFVMAGRDVLGQAQTGTGKTAAFALPILSRINLNQKDPQALVLAPTRELAIQVAEAFQSYAAHIKGFHVLPIYGGQDYTSQLRQLNRGAHVVVGTPGRVMDHMRRGTLKLDQLSTLVLDEADEMLRMGFIDDVEWILEQTPSTRQTALFSATMPTEIRKIAQKYLNNPEQVTIKVKTATAANIRQRYWFVSGVHKMDALTRILEAENFDGMIIFVRTKTATIEVAEKLEARGFSASAINGDMSQALRERAIDNLKSGKLDILIATDVAARGLDVDRITHVVNYDIPYDTESYIHRIGRTGRAGRTGDAILFVSPREKRLLANIEQATKQKVEEMQLPSTDFINNARINRFKQRITDTLAGEELSFYNQLINQYQVEHNVPALDIAAALAKLLQGDTPLLMKEPSKKPRKDAEEKGRSDRNDRNDRGPRREKGRVGAVEMETFRIEVGHADGVKPGNIVGAIANETGIDGDHIARIKIEEHYSTVELPAGMPKDLFQALKKVRVVGKPLDISKFDPALVKKDKSKKRVGSPSRRGKNKDQAE; this is encoded by the coding sequence ATGTCCGACGCCCCTTCCTCCGCCACGCCTTCCTTTAAAGATTTATCGCTTTCAGACACCATTTTAAAAGCGCTGGAAAGTGTCGGTTACGAAACCCCTTCTCCGATTCAAGCACAGATTATTCCGTTCGTCATGGCAGGTCGCGACGTGTTGGGCCAAGCCCAAACCGGTACGGGTAAAACCGCTGCATTCGCCTTGCCGATTTTGTCGCGTATTAATCTCAATCAAAAAGACCCGCAAGCTTTGGTACTAGCCCCTACGCGCGAATTGGCGATACAGGTTGCCGAGGCTTTCCAAAGTTATGCCGCGCACATCAAAGGCTTTCACGTCTTGCCAATCTACGGCGGCCAGGATTACACCAGCCAGCTACGCCAATTGAATCGCGGTGCGCATGTCGTGGTGGGTACACCGGGACGGGTCATGGACCACATGCGTCGCGGCACGCTAAAACTGGATCAGCTTTCTACCCTGGTCCTGGACGAAGCCGACGAAATGTTACGCATGGGCTTTATCGATGACGTGGAATGGATTCTGGAACAAACCCCATCGACGCGCCAAACCGCGCTGTTCTCGGCCACCATGCCTACCGAAATTCGCAAAATTGCGCAGAAATACCTGAACAACCCCGAACAAGTCACCATCAAGGTTAAAACCGCCACCGCCGCCAATATTCGCCAACGCTACTGGTTTGTCAGCGGTGTGCACAAAATGGATGCGCTGACCCGTATTCTGGAAGCGGAAAACTTCGACGGCATGATTATCTTCGTCAGAACCAAAACCGCTACCATCGAAGTCGCGGAAAAATTGGAAGCACGTGGTTTTTCCGCCTCAGCCATCAATGGCGACATGTCGCAAGCCTTGCGCGAGCGGGCTATCGATAATCTGAAAAGCGGCAAACTGGATATTCTGATCGCCACGGACGTCGCCGCCCGCGGCCTGGACGTTGATCGTATTACCCATGTCGTCAACTATGACATCCCTTACGACACCGAATCTTATATCCATCGTATCGGCCGTACCGGTCGCGCCGGCCGCACCGGCGACGCGATTTTGTTTGTCTCGCCGCGCGAAAAACGCCTGCTAGCCAATATCGAGCAAGCCACGAAACAAAAAGTCGAAGAAATGCAATTGCCTTCCACCGACTTTATCAACAACGCCCGCATCAACCGTTTCAAACAGCGGATTACCGATACGCTGGCCGGCGAGGAACTCAGCTTTTACAACCAATTAATCAACCAATATCAGGTTGAGCATAATGTCCCGGCACTTGATATTGCGGCGGCGTTAGCCAAGTTATTGCAAGGCGATACGCCTTTGCTGATGAAAGAGCCCAGCAAAAAACCACGCAAAGACGCCGAGGAAAAAGGCCGTTCCGACCGCAATGATCGTAACGACCGCGGCCCAAGAAGGGAAAAAGGTCGCGTCGGCGCGGTAGAAATGGAAACCTTCCGCATCGAAGTAGGCCATGCCGACGGCGTGAAACCGGGCAATATCGTCGGGGCTATCGCCAACGAAACCGGTATAGACGGCGATCATATCGCCCGCATCAAAATCGAGGAGCACTACAGCACCGTAGAACTGCCCGCCGGCATGCCCAAAGACTTGTTCCAGGCCCTGAAAAAAGTCCGGGTAGTCGGTAAACCTTTGGATATTTCCAAATTCGACCCGGCTTTGGTGAAAAAAGACAAAAGTAAAAAACGGGTCGGCTCACCGTCAAGACGCGGCAAAAATAAAGACCAAGCCGAATAA
- a CDS encoding heme A synthase: MIDAQDAARFRRLGTLTIFAVYFVILVGGIVRASGAGMGCPDWPTCFGQWVPPTHESQLPANYHEIYAARGYESTTFNPVKTWTEYTNRLVGVTIGFLIFLTAWTSRVYLKADKAIFYLALSVFLLVGFQGWLGSAVVASNLKPLMITLHMLLALFIVALLIYAIARSQKPLLQAIDSHWLTPRFALVLKIAMAMTLLQVAMGTQVREAVDYIAHEHSYIDRQYWRDSFPIIFYIHRSFSSIILFTNLWLAWKIYQQADKQSLLLRTAYLLVGLIVTAILAGVSLDRLGFPAVAQPVHLLMANLIFGAQFFIFICLNYSSGKAN; this comes from the coding sequence ATGATAGACGCTCAAGACGCCGCCCGTTTTCGCCGCTTAGGCACCCTTACCATCTTTGCTGTGTATTTCGTAATTCTGGTCGGCGGCATCGTCCGCGCCTCAGGAGCCGGCATGGGCTGCCCGGATTGGCCCACCTGCTTCGGGCAATGGGTGCCACCGACTCACGAGTCGCAACTGCCTGCCAATTATCACGAAATTTATGCGGCGCGCGGCTATGAAAGCACCACCTTCAATCCGGTAAAAACCTGGACCGAATATACCAATCGTCTGGTCGGAGTGACGATTGGTTTTCTGATTTTTCTCACCGCCTGGACGTCGCGGGTTTATCTGAAAGCCGACAAAGCGATTTTTTATTTAGCGTTATCGGTATTTTTGCTGGTCGGATTTCAGGGCTGGCTGGGTTCGGCCGTGGTAGCGAGTAACTTAAAGCCCTTGATGATAACGCTGCACATGTTGTTGGCCTTATTTATCGTCGCGCTGCTAATCTACGCGATTGCCAGATCGCAAAAACCCCTACTGCAAGCCATCGATAGCCATTGGCTAACGCCACGTTTTGCTTTGGTTTTGAAAATTGCCATGGCAATGACCTTGCTGCAAGTGGCAATGGGCACCCAAGTCAGGGAAGCGGTCGATTACATTGCTCATGAGCACAGCTATATCGACAGGCAATATTGGCGCGATAGTTTTCCGATCATTTTTTATATTCACCGCTCTTTTTCATCAATCATTTTGTTCACCAACCTCTGGTTGGCTTGGAAAATTTATCAACAAGCCGACAAACAGAGCCTGCTGTTGCGCACTGCTTATCTTCTAGTGGGATTGATCGTTACCGCCATTTTGGCTGGCGTCAGCCTGGACAGACTGGGATTTCCCGCCGTCGCTCAACCGGTACATCTGTTGATGGCTAATCTGATTTTCGGCGCGCAATTTTTCATCTTTATTTGCTTAAATTACTCGTCCGGAAAAGCAAACTGA
- a CDS encoding HDOD domain-containing protein, whose protein sequence is MQFKSVQDFLVHVQAELDANRLILPTLPDVAIKVRDAVSKGDATAQSLAEIIATDAAISARLIQVANSPLYRGTMEIKNIQMAVTRLGNNTIRTLITSLIMQQMFTPTTALLEGYFRSTWEQGVNVSAISRALAAFVPHLNADEAMLAGLIHQIGKLPILTLVEKIPEFRDSPSRLDKLLEKAHPHVGKLIMNTWNFPEELKLVPSEYVDFQRDSGAKADYVDLVQVAFLQSIAGTDHPACRVDWNTVPAFVKLGIQPDTEILEIEGVSEEIELAHSMFL, encoded by the coding sequence ATGCAATTCAAATCTGTTCAAGACTTTTTAGTCCATGTGCAAGCGGAACTGGACGCCAACCGATTAATCCTGCCTACCTTACCGGATGTAGCCATCAAAGTCCGCGATGCTGTGAGTAAAGGCGATGCCACCGCGCAAAGCCTGGCCGAGATCATCGCAACCGACGCCGCTATTTCCGCCCGTTTGATACAAGTGGCCAACAGCCCCTTGTATCGCGGCACCATGGAAATCAAAAATATTCAAATGGCTGTTACCCGGCTCGGTAACAACACTATTCGCACCCTGATTACCAGCTTGATCATGCAGCAAATGTTCACGCCCACCACGGCGCTACTGGAAGGGTATTTTCGCAGCACCTGGGAGCAGGGTGTGAATGTCTCGGCGATCAGCCGGGCGTTGGCGGCATTCGTGCCGCATTTAAACGCCGATGAAGCGATGCTGGCCGGACTGATCCATCAAATCGGTAAATTACCGATACTGACGCTGGTCGAGAAAATCCCTGAATTCAGAGACAGCCCGTCGCGGCTGGATAAGTTATTGGAAAAAGCCCACCCACACGTTGGCAAACTGATCATGAACACCTGGAATTTCCCGGAAGAACTGAAGCTGGTGCCGTCCGAATATGTGGATTTTCAGCGCGACTCCGGAGCCAAGGCCGATTACGTCGATTTAGTGCAAGTCGCATTTTTGCAAAGCATCGCCGGCACCGATCATCCGGCCTGCCGCGTCGATTGGAACACCGTACCGGCCTTTGTTAAATTGGGCATCCAGCCCGATACCGAAATTTTGGAAATTGAAGGAGTCTCGGAAGAGATCGAACTCGCGCATTCAATGTTCCTTTGA
- a CDS encoding folate-binding protein YgfZ, whose protein sequence is MLEDRTDHTNAFSEPNALALSKKIFASTGLSLIEVIGQDAAKLLQGQLTCNINDLSASQASIAGFCNAKGRVISTLLVVKSPASFFLILPTDLLDTVLKKLRMYVLRADATLQDQTGNMRILGISGFAPEIDAPTGNFAVGQIPLTTIKLPGTPRYLTLGTPDQIDEFAGLLSSRYDFESGCLDEWRYQDISTALPWFDINQSEQHIPQMLGIDQLGGISFSKGCYTGQEIVARSHYLGKVKRALFIAECQPSASGVVNGCKVLDGISQQSMGCVLANAVWSGINRALVVLQIVDGLPKNLILEDDYRTPIAIISDQ, encoded by the coding sequence ATGCTTGAAGACCGCACAGATCACACAAACGCTTTTAGCGAACCCAATGCACTTGCTTTATCCAAAAAAATTTTCGCGTCCACCGGTCTGAGCCTTATAGAAGTTATCGGTCAGGATGCCGCAAAACTGTTACAAGGCCAGCTGACTTGCAATATTAACGATTTATCGGCATCGCAAGCCAGTATAGCCGGATTCTGTAACGCCAAAGGCCGTGTTATCAGTACACTGTTGGTGGTTAAATCACCAGCGTCTTTTTTCCTGATACTGCCTACGGATTTGCTCGACACCGTGTTAAAAAAATTGCGGATGTACGTATTGCGTGCCGATGCAACATTGCAGGATCAAACTGGAAACATGCGTATTTTGGGCATATCGGGTTTTGCGCCTGAGATAGACGCTCCAACAGGCAATTTCGCTGTAGGGCAAATACCGTTAACGACCATTAAACTACCTGGCACCCCGCGTTATTTGACACTGGGTACACCTGATCAGATCGATGAATTTGCCGGATTACTCAGTAGCCGCTACGATTTCGAATCCGGCTGCCTGGACGAGTGGCGTTATCAAGACATCTCCACTGCCCTACCCTGGTTCGATATTAACCAATCGGAACAGCACATACCGCAGATGTTGGGTATTGACCAACTGGGCGGCATTAGTTTCAGTAAAGGCTGCTACACAGGCCAAGAAATCGTGGCCCGTAGCCACTATCTGGGCAAAGTTAAACGCGCGCTGTTTATCGCCGAGTGTCAGCCCTCAGCCAGCGGCGTGGTTAATGGCTGCAAGGTGTTGGACGGTATTTCTCAGCAAAGCATGGGCTGCGTATTGGCTAACGCGGTCTGGTCCGGAATAAACCGGGCGCTGGTGGTCTTGCAAATAGTTGATGGACTGCCAAAAAACCTTATACTTGAAGACGACTATCGGACGCCAATCGCGATAATTTCGGATCAATAG
- a CDS encoding protein YgfX: MNFKVERSRALRFVVSAIHSAALAACWLNALPLPYKYLLTMLVLLSWRNNMAFGKIDVTYLRYTPQYGWSLLGTGDQYRSIEIQASTVVSGLLIALHWVHDEGRCQSMIIPKDVMSNDDYRKLSVCLIISGYGHG; encoded by the coding sequence ATGAATTTTAAAGTGGAGCGCTCGAGGGCGCTGAGATTCGTTGTTAGCGCTATTCACAGCGCGGCGCTGGCGGCATGTTGGCTAAACGCGCTACCGTTGCCATACAAATATTTGCTGACGATGCTGGTATTACTAAGCTGGCGAAACAATATGGCATTCGGCAAAATTGATGTTACTTATCTACGCTATACTCCTCAGTATGGATGGTCGCTGCTTGGAACGGGCGACCAGTACAGGTCTATCGAGATTCAAGCGTCAACTGTGGTAAGTGGATTACTGATCGCGCTGCATTGGGTGCACGATGAAGGGAGGTGTCAATCGATGATAATTCCAAAAGATGTAATGAGTAACGACGATTACCGCAAACTCTCGGTTTGTTTAATTATTTCAGGTTATGGTCATGGTTGA
- a CDS encoding HDOD domain-containing protein — MNAGVKQTIELQIGSLKNLPVLPEASLRILDVINTPDIPIEKLADALSLSPGLVARLLGLANSAYFARGRNVSDIRTAIFQVLGLDLVKALAQAIIFNVQFDTRKCQGFDAEYFWIRSLTTAVSAQKLAIEIPQLRAFTPSTIYSGGLLLNIGILVLGYLQPEELHEVFVECKKTGLPVSQGISRQMGQSHYQIGHFLLRKWHLPVLYQVLLDNYENKDFEGIELPLLILMRLCERLSVTVISGESINLQEFESECRKIKLPLDNIQELAEQLAENQPAMQKLAAIMGN; from the coding sequence ATGAATGCCGGTGTGAAGCAAACAATTGAACTGCAAATCGGTTCGCTGAAAAACTTGCCGGTTTTGCCAGAGGCAAGTCTGCGAATTCTGGATGTCATCAACACGCCGGACATACCCATAGAAAAGTTGGCGGATGCCTTATCGTTATCGCCTGGTTTAGTTGCTAGATTGCTTGGATTAGCAAATTCGGCCTATTTTGCCCGTGGCAGAAATGTCTCAGATATTCGTACCGCTATTTTTCAGGTCTTGGGTCTGGATTTGGTGAAGGCGCTGGCACAGGCAATTATTTTTAATGTCCAATTTGATACGCGCAAATGCCAAGGTTTCGACGCCGAGTATTTTTGGATACGCTCATTAACCACCGCGGTATCCGCGCAAAAACTGGCGATCGAAATTCCGCAATTGCGAGCATTTACGCCATCGACAATTTATTCCGGTGGATTACTTCTTAATATCGGCATATTGGTGCTCGGCTATTTGCAGCCGGAAGAGCTGCATGAAGTGTTTGTCGAATGCAAAAAAACGGGTTTGCCTGTGAGTCAGGGAATTTCTCGACAAATGGGGCAGAGCCATTATCAAATCGGTCATTTTTTATTACGTAAATGGCATTTGCCGGTTTTGTACCAAGTGCTATTAGACAATTATGAAAATAAGGATTTTGAAGGTATAGAGCTGCCCTTGCTGATTTTAATGAGGCTTTGCGAGCGCTTAAGCGTAACCGTGATTTCAGGGGAGTCTATTAATCTGCAAGAGTTTGAATCGGAATGCCGGAAGATTAAGTTGCCGTTGGACAATATACAAGAGCTTGCTGAACAACTGGCAGAAAATCAGCCGGCTATGCAAAAACTTGCTGCCATCATGGGGAATTGA
- a CDS encoding sensor domain-containing diguanylate cyclase, with the protein MNQPSANSQDVKLAGFGVQDLLIDLVNALSAVKQLSEIDCQVDDEKTLIRQALASLIQYQDMERCSFFIVDSEGLLSNVAGISVGELGAPEVNMDSPLRFRVGEGLIGAAAATGVLQHCQNCHEDKRFEKTGNSKQSPGSIISVPVFTFNRTLIGVLNVSHPQAYYFNDWHIRLLEVYKNILGQLITTRRLVQHMEQQIASRTAELESLVAETNQLKDHFASMSMHDQLTGLHNRRFFYDQVEVVIAHHKRYKTGFCLLVMDIDHFKVINDRFGHLFGDQVLTGVAKALKRQVRNTDILVRFGGEEFVAIFTNTRCDSGKTFAERIRQEIKTLEWSINQEVVNLTLSIGIYCLNSDLIQSEQAPDIDQMINYADAALYQAKASGRDKTIVFGEACSDQL; encoded by the coding sequence ATGAACCAGCCTAGCGCAAACAGTCAAGATGTGAAACTGGCAGGTTTCGGCGTGCAGGATTTGCTGATAGATCTCGTCAATGCGCTGTCCGCAGTCAAACAGTTATCCGAAATCGATTGTCAAGTCGATGATGAAAAAACCCTTATCAGACAAGCTTTGGCAAGCCTTATCCAATATCAAGATATGGAGCGGTGCTCTTTTTTTATCGTGGATAGCGAAGGCTTATTAAGCAATGTTGCCGGCATTAGTGTGGGCGAGCTTGGCGCTCCTGAAGTAAATATGGATAGCCCTTTGCGCTTTAGAGTAGGGGAAGGCTTGATTGGCGCTGCCGCGGCGACCGGTGTTTTGCAGCATTGTCAAAATTGCCACGAAGATAAGCGATTCGAAAAAACCGGAAACTCGAAGCAATCGCCCGGTTCAATTATCAGTGTGCCGGTATTTACTTTCAATCGCACCTTGATTGGCGTTTTAAACGTATCCCATCCGCAAGCCTATTATTTCAACGATTGGCATATCCGTTTGTTGGAAGTTTATAAAAACATTCTTGGTCAGTTGATTACCACTAGGCGCCTGGTTCAGCATATGGAACAGCAAATTGCTTCCAGGACGGCTGAGTTGGAGAGTTTGGTTGCCGAAACCAATCAACTTAAAGATCATTTTGCCAGTATGTCCATGCATGACCAGTTAACAGGCCTGCATAATCGGCGGTTTTTTTATGACCAAGTCGAAGTCGTTATCGCTCACCATAAGCGCTACAAAACCGGTTTTTGTTTACTGGTGATGGACATTGATCATTTCAAAGTCATTAATGATCGCTTCGGACATTTGTTCGGCGATCAAGTGCTGACCGGTGTCGCTAAAGCGTTAAAGCGGCAAGTGCGTAATACCGATATTCTGGTACGTTTTGGTGGCGAAGAGTTTGTAGCGATTTTTACTAATACCCGCTGCGATAGCGGTAAAACATTTGCGGAGCGCATTCGTCAGGAAATCAAAACCCTGGAATGGTCTATCAATCAAGAGGTGGTAAATTTGACCCTGAGTATTGGCATATATTGCTTGAATAGCGATTTAATTCAATCCGAACAAGCCCCTGACATTGATCAAATGATTAATTACGCCGATGCTGCGTTGTATCAAGCTAAAGCCAGCGGCCGAGATAAGACGATAGTATTCGGCGAAGCCTGCTCGGATCAGTTGTAA
- a CDS encoding tetratricopeptide repeat protein — MSAEDSAKIKALEELAANDPRAAYDLALRFFRADGVRQDTYKSIKWMREAAEKGNFDAQKALGRVYLTGLGEMGSDPGEAEKWLSITASKGDKEASSLLKEAVKARQSEQADYQWRRRWQQVFYNNWYSGYRYNWYWGTGRWYLYY, encoded by the coding sequence ATGTCCGCCGAAGACAGCGCAAAAATCAAAGCACTTGAAGAACTGGCCGCAAACGATCCGCGCGCCGCTTACGATTTGGCGCTACGTTTCTTTAGAGCGGACGGCGTTCGTCAAGATACCTACAAGTCGATCAAATGGATGCGCGAAGCCGCCGAGAAAGGCAACTTCGATGCTCAAAAAGCACTGGGTAGAGTCTATCTGACTGGTCTTGGTGAAATGGGGTCCGATCCGGGCGAGGCTGAAAAATGGTTGTCCATTACCGCCAGTAAAGGCGACAAAGAAGCAAGCAGCTTACTTAAAGAAGCAGTAAAAGCGCGCCAATCGGAGCAAGCCGATTACCAATGGCGGAGACGATGGCAACAGGTTTTTTACAACAACTGGTATTCCGGCTATCGCTACAATTGGTACTGGGGAACCGGACGCTGGTATTTGTATTATTGA
- the ychF gene encoding redox-regulated ATPase YchF: MALHCGIVGLPNVGKSTLFNALTKATIAAENYPFCTIDPNVGVVPVPDPRMDKLAEIVKPERVLPTTIEFVDIAGLVAGASKGEGLGNQFLGNIRETDAIVHVVRCFEDDNVIHVAGKVDPINDIEVINTELALADMSSVERALQKAAKASKSGNKDELARKDVLERVLDHLNAGEAVRTLGLTEDEAKLIKELCLITIKPTLYVANVQDDGFDNNPMLDKVKAFAEKEGSKVVAVCAAIEAEIVQLDEDEKKEFLEDLGLEEPGLNRVVRAGYELLNLSTYFTAGVKEVRAWTIPVNATAPQAAGVIHSDFEKGFIRAEVVSYADFIAYSGEQGAKDAGKWRLEGKEYKVQDGDVMHFRFNV, from the coding sequence ATGGCACTACACTGCGGAATCGTTGGGCTGCCCAACGTCGGTAAATCAACTTTGTTCAACGCGCTTACTAAAGCGACTATCGCCGCCGAAAATTATCCTTTCTGCACTATCGATCCTAACGTCGGCGTCGTGCCGGTTCCTGATCCGCGCATGGATAAACTCGCGGAAATCGTTAAACCGGAACGGGTGTTGCCCACCACGATTGAGTTTGTCGATATAGCCGGTTTGGTGGCAGGTGCCTCGAAAGGCGAAGGATTGGGAAATCAGTTTCTGGGGAATATTCGTGAAACCGATGCCATTGTCCATGTTGTGCGCTGTTTTGAAGACGACAATGTGATTCATGTTGCCGGCAAGGTCGATCCAATTAACGATATCGAAGTCATCAATACCGAATTGGCTCTGGCCGATATGTCTTCCGTCGAGAGAGCGCTGCAAAAAGCCGCAAAAGCGTCAAAGTCTGGCAATAAGGACGAACTGGCGAGAAAAGACGTTCTGGAACGGGTGCTGGATCACCTCAATGCCGGCGAAGCCGTGCGTACTTTAGGCTTGACCGAGGACGAGGCCAAGCTTATCAAGGAGTTATGTCTGATCACCATCAAGCCCACTCTATATGTTGCCAACGTCCAAGATGATGGATTCGACAATAACCCGATGTTGGATAAGGTCAAGGCTTTTGCCGAGAAGGAAGGTTCCAAAGTGGTTGCCGTCTGCGCCGCGATAGAAGCGGAGATCGTGCAGTTGGATGAAGACGAAAAGAAAGAATTTCTCGAAGATTTAGGCTTGGAAGAGCCGGGCTTGAACAGAGTGGTGCGTGCCGGCTACGAGCTATTGAATCTCTCGACGTATTTCACTGCTGGCGTCAAGGAAGTCAGAGCTTGGACGATTCCGGTCAACGCCACCGCGCCGCAGGCGGCGGGCGTAATCCATTCCGATTTCGAAAAAGGTTTCATCCGCGCCGAAGTGGTCTCGTACGCGGATTTTATAGCTTATAGCGGCGAACAAGGTGCCAAAGATGCCGGTAAATGGCGGTTGGAAGGCAAAGAGTATAAAGTCCAGGATGGGGACGTAATGCACTTTCGTTTCAATGTTTGA
- a CDS encoding phage tail protein yields MAISPLPPVPLRSDTPAVFIAKADAFLGALSVFRTEANAVAEAMNLGAVTANSTTTMTIGFGGKSLTVDVSKSFVPGMTVKIASTANGANWMLGDVISYNATTGAMVVDSQKISGSGTGISDWTISQSAPGVSETTGVIGYFPVSSAPSGWLKANGAAVSRTVYWALFSLIGTTYGAGDGSTTFNLPDLRGEFLRAWDDGRGVDAGRSLGSVQSGSNASHSHTFITETENAYHSHIDAGHTHLVSANVARAVTGSDILYAGLDGGIPGASYTSAGAATLGNETATHAHDGTTNPTGGTETRPRNVAYLACIKY; encoded by the coding sequence ATGGCTATTTCTCCACTTCCACCTGTCCCGCTCCGTAGCGATACGCCAGCAGTATTTATTGCCAAGGCCGATGCGTTTTTGGGGGCTTTGTCTGTGTTTCGCACAGAGGCCAACGCTGTTGCAGAAGCGATGAATTTGGGCGCTGTGACCGCAAATAGTACGACGACGATGACTATTGGTTTTGGCGGCAAATCGTTAACGGTTGATGTGAGCAAAAGTTTTGTGCCCGGGATGACCGTAAAGATTGCTTCTACCGCGAACGGTGCCAACTGGATGCTGGGCGATGTGATTTCATACAACGCTACAACCGGCGCGATGGTGGTTGATTCTCAAAAGATCAGCGGTTCCGGAACCGGTATATCGGACTGGACTATTTCACAGTCCGCGCCAGGGGTTTCAGAGACAACTGGCGTTATCGGCTACTTTCCTGTTTCAAGTGCTCCATCCGGCTGGTTGAAAGCCAATGGCGCGGCGGTTTCTCGTACTGTGTATTGGGCGTTATTTAGCCTTATAGGCACAACATACGGTGCTGGTGATGGTTCTACCACGTTCAATTTGCCTGACTTGCGGGGCGAATTTCTGCGCGCATGGGATGACGGTCGTGGGGTTGATGCAGGTAGGTCTCTTGGGTCTGTTCAATCAGGCAGTAATGCATCTCATAGTCATACTTTTATTACTGAAACAGAAAATGCATACCACTCTCATATTGACGCCGGTCATACACATTTGGTATCGGCTAACGTAGCACGAGCAGTTACCGGGTCGGATATTCTGTATGCCGGTTTGGATGGTGGCATTCCTGGAGCTAGTTATACAAGTGCTGGCGCAGCTACTTTGGGTAACGAGACTGCTACGCATGCTCATGATGGTACAACTAATCCGACGGGCGGAACAGAAACCAGACCTCGTAACGTCGCCTATTTGGCTTGCATTAAATACTAA